A window of Hyphomicrobiales bacterium genomic DNA:
CACGCCGACCGTATGCACGGAAATCGGGTAATCGGCGGCAAGCGCCTGAAGCATCTCACGCGCATGCGGATTGGCGATGAAATTCTCCGGATGGATTTCCAGCCAGCCGGCAGGAGGACGGGCGGCCTCGACCTCGGCCAGGTGAGGAAGCCTGAGGCCGACGCCCGCTCGGGTCGGTCGAGGGGTGAGGGATGTCCCGGTCATGGCTACCCGTCCGCTCTTGCTGCCGGTTACGACTTCGGCTTCATGCTGGCGCCGACGATGCGGCCGCAATAGCCCGCCGGAACGAAGATCCACGAGTTCGGATCGGCGTCGACCTTCGACGTGCCGGCGCAGGAATGGTTGCCGGTCGAGGCGCAGTCGTTTTCGCCGGCCTTGGCGATGCCGTA
This region includes:
- a CDS encoding DUF2282 domain-containing protein, whose protein sequence is MKHRLVLATVFAAAVTAPTFVSAIPSGAPVPAPSYSAEKCYGIAKAGENDCASTGNHSCAGTSKVDADPNSWIFVPAGYCGRIVGASMKPKS